The genomic interval TTAGGATCACCAAGACTTGGTGCGCGTTTTGTTGATTATCTCGTAACAGTTAAAAATAATGGTGGCAACAAACACGGCTTTGCAGGTGACGGTGTACAGTCATTTGTATATGTCGTATATGGCGAAATTAAAGCTTACGCTGGAGAACAAGTATATACATTAAAACAAGGCGGTTATCTCTATGTTCCACCTCATTTAAAATTAACATTTGAGAACAATAACAATGGTGAAGATAGCCGATTGTTCTTATATAAAAAACGTTATCAACCTCTTGAAGGTCATTCACCAGAAATTGTATTTGGCAATGTTAATGACTTGAAACAAACGCCATATGAAGGTATGGATGAAGTTTTAATTCAAGATTTACTACCTGCAGACATTGCATATGATATGAATATTCACATTCTATCATTCAAACCAGGTGCTTCACATGGCTATATTGAAACACATGTACAAGAACATGGTGCTTATGTATTAAGTGGTCGTGGCATGTACAACTTAGACAATGATTGGTTACCTGTCGATAAAGGCGATTATATTTTTATGGGAGCATATGTACCACAAGCGACATATGCCATTGGACTAGAGGAACCATTTGCGTATATTTATTCAAAAGATGCCAACAGAGATGTTGAAATTTAAGTAGGTGT from Staphylococcus sp. MI 10-1553 carries:
- the allE gene encoding (S)-ureidoglycine aminohydrolase: MGYLNHNQGYREGLLETRSVIKKDNYAVITPDGVVNNVVPGFEDCDVTILGSPRLGARFVDYLVTVKNNGGNKHGFAGDGVQSFVYVVYGEIKAYAGEQVYTLKQGGYLYVPPHLKLTFENNNNGEDSRLFLYKKRYQPLEGHSPEIVFGNVNDLKQTPYEGMDEVLIQDLLPADIAYDMNIHILSFKPGASHGYIETHVQEHGAYVLSGRGMYNLDNDWLPVDKGDYIFMGAYVPQATYAIGLEEPFAYIYSKDANRDVEI